Sequence from the Fodinibius salicampi genome:
TCACTTGGCCCCAGCCTTTTTGGGAGACCCAAACATTAGCATCGGGAAAAGTGAGTTCCCAGAAGCCGGAAGAACGTCCGGCTAATCCACCAATATGATCGAAGTGAAGATGACTGAGAAAGATATCGGTAATATCGTATTCTGATAGTTCGTGCTCTTCAAGATTTTTTTTAATGGTTTCGGTGCTTGTATCTTCCCCAAAATCACCGATTCCCACATCAAATAGAATATTTTTTTCGTTCGTTTGGATTAAGAAAGGATTCAGGGAAATTTTAAGGGCTCCTTTAGCTGGAGAGGCATTACGGTCAATTCGATTAAATTTCTTGTCGAGTCCAACACTAAACGTGCCTTCATACAAGGAGCTTGCGGAGGTTACTTTGGTATTCATGAATGATTAAGTCAAAATATATAAATTAAAAGATAGGAGAGGGAACCCGCTTAATATTACTTCGAATATGAATTATTTCTGGTTTTTACTCTCATGCCGGTCGTAGGCTTCTATTATTTCGCGTACCAGGCGATGTCGTACGACATCCTCTTCATCCAAGTACACAAACGAGATTCCTTCAATATCTTGTAGGATATTTTGGATAGAAATAAGTCCTGATTGTTGTTTCCGGGGCAGGTCGGTTTGCGTAATATCCCCGGTAATGATTGCTCGACTGTTAAAGCCGATACGCGTTAAGAACATTTTCATTTGCATGTTCGTGGCATTTTGGGCCTCATCGAGTATTACAAAAGCATTATTGAGTGTACGGCCCCGCATATAGGCCAGAGGTGCGATTTCAATAGTGTTTTTAGTAAGATGAAGTTCCAGACGATCGTATTCAATCATATCCTCCAGTGCATCATAAAGGGGACGCAGATAGGGATCAATTTTTTCCCGAAGATCACCTGGCAGGAATCCAAGTGTTTCACCAGCCTCCACTGCGGGACGTGCTAAAATAATTTTTTTAACCTTGCGCTCTTTTAATGCTTTAACCGCCAGTGCTACCGATGTATAGGTTTTACCCGTTCCGGCGGGACCGATGGTAAACACAATGTCATTGGTAGCAGAAGCTTTGACAATCCGTTTTTGTCCTGGGGTCTTTGCCGTTATGGCATCTCCGGTATGGGTATGAAGGATGAAATCGCCCGATATATTGGTATCGCGCAGGGGGTTTGGCTTTTTAGCGTCTCCGCCACTTTGTTTGAGTGCCAGTACAGTATCTACGTCCTGTGCGGTGAGATTCCCATTCTTCTGGGCCATGGATTCCAGCTCTGAAAATATTTCAACAAGTTCATCACTGTCCTTTTCCGGACCAGACATTTTAATCTGGCTGCCACGGGCTGTTAGCTTGGTTTTGGGATAGGCTTTGTCCAGTTTACTCAGGTGTTCATCTTGAAATCCCAGAACTAATACGGGCTCTACCTCTGTAATTTGATAGTTCTTTTCGCTAACTGTTGATTGTTTTGCGATAATCCGTTCCTCATTTATTTATAGCTTAACAGTAAAGATAAGGAAGTTGTATGAAATATTTGTAAAGGAAAGATGATAAGTTATACTATGGTTCCTTTGCCTATTTGTGCTTCTTTCTGTAGTTGCTCAATGCGTTGGGGGATGTCTGGAGCTTTAAAGACCGCGCTGCCTGCTACCAGTATATCAGCACCTGAATGAGCAATATCTCTGATATTATTTGGCTTAACCCCTCCATCTACTTCAATTAAAAAATTGTATCCCGATTTCTGTCGCATTTGTCGAACCTTTTGCAATCGTTCATGCGTATTGGGAATAAAAGATTGTCCCCCAAATCCTGGATTTACACTCATGACCAACACCAACTCAACATCACCGAGTATAGGTTCAATGGCTGTTAGAGAGGTTGCCGGATTGACTGCTACTCCAGCTGATAAGCCGTGACTATGAATAGCCTGTATGGTTCTGTGCAGATGTTTGCAGGCTTCTTGGTGAACAGTGATTTGGTCAGCCCCTGCATCTACAAACGCCTGAATATACTGATCAGGATTTTCAATCATGAGATGTACGTCTAAAAAAGCTTCCGTGCTATTTCTGGCTGCCTGAACAACCGTTGGACCGTAGCTAATGTTTGGCACGAAGTGTCCGTCCATAATATCGCAGTGGATCCACTGAATTCCCGCATCATTGCACTGTTCAATTTCTGCACCTAATTGAGTATAATCAGCTGCCAGAATGGAAGGGGCTAAGATGGGAGGCTTATGTTCCATAAAATGGGATATCAATTATCTTCTAAATTTAATTGTCAATGTTGGAAGTGTCTACAATAGCCCCCGACTCCGATTCTTCAACTACATCCTCATGTTCAGATACAATGAGCTTTAGTGTTTCTCCTTCAACAAGCTGATTTTTTTTGGGAGAGTAGTCAAGCACAATATTTGGAGCGGAATTTCTTGTAGGTTCAAATTCAATCTCATCAACACGTAAGCCTTTTTCCTGTAATTTTTGTTGGGCTTCGGATAAAGATAGTCCTGTGATATCGGGCATAGTTACGGTTTTTCCTCCAAGTCCGTCACTCACTGTCAAATCGATGGTAGTTCCTTTTGGAACAACAGTCTCAGGTGATATTGATTGTCGTAAAACCACATCTTCAAATCGCGAAGGTTCATAGCTGATGGAACCTACCGTTAATCCACTGTTTTGGAGTTGTATCCGAGCATTTCTTAGAGAAAGATCAACAACATTAGGGATTTGAGCGGTTGGGTTAGATTCAGAGTTAACCGTTAGGTAGATTTTTCGATCGGGCTTGACAATTTTAGCTGCAGCCGGTGTTTGATCAATTACATAATCCGCGGGATAGGCTTCGTTGGATCTTCGTTCGGCTATTTCTACCCTTAGTCCATAATCCTTCAATACTTTTTCTGCTTCAATCAGAGAAACTTGAGACACATTTGGGACGGTGATTCCTTCATTGTAGTTTGTGTAGGCTGGCATAAATACAGTATCCAGAAGAAATAAAAAAAGGATACCAGCAACGACGATAGCTCCAAGTCCCATATGGAGTTTTCTATTGGTAAGAATTTTTTTGATTGACTGTTTATTCATCCCTCAATGCTTAATGTGGAATTGTTTTTAGTGTTATACTAACAACGAAATTCAAGGAACTAAATTTTATCTGATTAGCTTACGAAAAGTGATAGCACATTTATTAGATGATTGTGCCGGATTTTATCGGGTTTATCAGAAAGGAAAAGCTTAGAAGTTGAATAAAAGTCCAAAACGGGTTGTATTAGCTAATGGATGATTTTCATCACCCAATGTATAGATATAACTAAAGTCCACTCCAACAAAATCATAACGGAGCCCTGCTCCTAAAGTCATGAACTGTCGGTCCCCATTATTCGGATCTTCATGGTAATATCCTCCTCGTACGGCAAAGAGCTGATCATACCAATATTCAAAGCCGGTAGCAAACATCAGCTGCTGAAAAGTATTCAGGTTTGCTGTTCTCCCGCCACCAATATTGCGTTCATAGCTTCCCCAAGAAGAAAACAGGGCACTTAAGGAACCTTCACCCTCGCGAGCCATAACCTTGGAAATGTCATTGGAAATCATCAGGGTGTTAATTCCCTTGCGATCCAGTTCGGTTTCAATAGCCCAGCCAATTCTAAACATGGTAGGGAGGGGATCTTTTTCAGCATTGCTGGTATAACTGACTCCCGGACCGATATTGGAAATGTTAATCCCAGCATTTACGGAAGCTTCACGACCACTGAGAAGTTCAAAAGCATCAGACCGGTACATTCCGGCCAGATCAAACCCCACACTGGAACCGGGTTCAACCTTTTCGCCACCTTCCAGTTCTACGTCAGCTAAACTACTGTGAATGAATCGGAGTCCCGTTCCCACTGACCAATTTGAATCAATTTGATAACCGTAAGAAACTCCACCGGCAAACTCGTAGCTATTGAAGCGTCCCAACCCTTCTCCTGTGGGATCCTGCAAAGAGGTTCGTTGCTGTTCTCCTAAATTCAGATAAGTTATATGAGCTCCAAAAGTACCAATATCCTCAACTTCATATTTTCCAACAAGGTAGTCGTAAAACAGATCAGCATTAAATTGGGGGAGCCATTCACTGTGTGTTATACTGACTTGATTCCCACGTTGAAAAGCGAGTCCGGCTGGATTCCAAAAAACGGCAGAGGCATTATCAGCAATAGCAACTCCCGTGTTACCCATTCCGGCTGCCCGTGAATCAGGTTCAATCTGGAGAAAGGGTACAGAAGTAATGCCTACTTGGGCGTGCGATACACCTGCTAAAGTTAATAGTAAAGCAAATGTAGTAAATATGGTCTTTTTCATAAGTAGAATATAATAAGTAGCCGATGATAAACCTGCTTACCTTAAAAGGTGGTTATTTACCAGCTTTTATGCAAAAAAATGATTGTAATATTTTAATGTTTCAGGACTTTATTTGAATTAATAGGGTCGAGGGTTAATTCCCTTTGAATACAGAAATAAAATTAACGGAAGTTCAGCTGATTAGCCTGTCATCTCAATAACCATAGCAGAAGCTCCGCCGCCACCATTGCAGATGCCTGCACAGCCTAATTTACCTCCTGTTTTCTTTAAAGCATAAATTAAAGTAACTAAAATTCGAGCCCCGGAGCATCCGATAGGGTGGCCAATACTTACAGCCCCTCCATGTATATTCACTTTCTCGGGATTAAGTTCCATAATTTTATTATTTGCCAGTGAAACAACGGAAAATGCTTCATTAATCTCAAATAGATCGATGTCGCTTTTATTTAACTTAGCACGTTTTATGGCTTTGGGCATTGCATCAGATGGAGCCGTAGTAAACCATTCGGGCTTTTTTGCCGCACTTGCCTGACTAATAATCCGGGCTAATGGATTTAATCCCAGCTCTTTAGCTTTGGATTCCCTCATCAGCAGGAGGGCAGCGGCTCCGTCATTGATGCTACTGGCATTTGCAGCAGTAACCGTGCCTTTTTTATCAAATACAGGACGTAAGTCAGGAATTTTATCAAAATTAACACGCTCCAGCTCCTGATCCATTGTTATTTTTTCAACATTGCCTTTACGGTCGCTGACTTTCATTTCAATGATTTCATTTGCAAAAGCTCCTTCTTCATGAGCCTGAATGGCCCGTTTATAGGAACTGATGGCAAATTCATCCTGCTGCTCACGATTTATATTACACTCTTCGGCACATATCTCTGCGGCATTTCCCATATGGAAATCATTATACACGTCCCAAAGTCCATCTTTGAGAATACCATCTTCTGTCTGTGTATGACCAAGTTTAGACCCAAACCGGTGTTCATGCAGGTAGTAGGGCACATTACTCATGCTTTCCATACCGCCGGCTACGATTATGTCTGCTTCACCAAGTTGAATCTGATTGGCCGCTATCATCGCTGCCTTCATGCCTGAGGCACAGACTTTATTTACAGTAGTAGCAGGAGTAAGTTCAGAAAGTCCGGCTTTAAGTGCCGCTTGCCGGGCAGGTGCCTGTCCGATGCCGGCAGTCAGTACATTACCGAATACTACTTCTTGTACATCATCCGGTCTAATCCCCGATTGCTTAATGACTTCCCGAATGGCAGTTGCTCCGAGTTCCGGTGCGGAGAAAGAGGACAGGTTGCCACCGAAAGATCCTATTGGGGTCCGTTTGGCTTCTACTATAACTACATTCTCCATAACTGTATTTTCTTTAAAAAATTATTTAGATAAAAGACTAACCTATTCGAAGGCCTGCTGCAGATCTTCAATCAGATCTTCAGCATCTTCAATACCTACAGAAAGACGGATAAGAGAGTCCTCGAGTCCTGCTTCTAATCTAACTTTTCTGGGAATTGATCCATGCGTCATAGATGCAGGATGGCTTACTAAAGATTCTACGCCACCCAGACTTTCTGCCAATGTAAAAATAGAGGTTCTGCTCATAAATTCTTTGGCTTTTTCCTGAGAATCATCTTTCAGGGAAAAGGAAACCATGGCTCCGAAATCATCCATCTGTTTCGCAGCGATTTCGTGCTGGGCATGACTCTCTAATCCCGGATATATAACGTTTCCGGTCTGGGGATGATCTTCTAAAAATCGAGCCACTTTTTTGGCATTTTCAACAGATTGTTGAACACGTACCGAAAGCGTTTTAATGCCCCGCAAAGTCAAGTAACAATCCATGGGACCGGGAACTGCCCCCGTTGTTTTAACCTGGAAGCGGAGTTGTTCCATGACTTCGTTGTTGG
This genomic interval carries:
- the rpe gene encoding ribulose-phosphate 3-epimerase — protein: MEHKPPILAPSILAADYTQLGAEIEQCNDAGIQWIHCDIMDGHFVPNISYGPTVVQAARNSTEAFLDVHLMIENPDQYIQAFVDAGADQITVHQEACKHLHRTIQAIHSHGLSAGVAVNPATSLTAIEPILGDVELVLVMSVNPGFGGQSFIPNTHERLQKVRQMRQKSGYNFLIEVDGGVKPNNIRDIAHSGADILVAGSAVFKAPDIPQRIEQLQKEAQIGKGTIV
- a CDS encoding PASTA domain-containing protein encodes the protein MNKQSIKKILTNRKLHMGLGAIVVAGILFLFLLDTVFMPAYTNYNEGITVPNVSQVSLIEAEKVLKDYGLRVEIAERRSNEAYPADYVIDQTPAAAKIVKPDRKIYLTVNSESNPTAQIPNVVDLSLRNARIQLQNSGLTVGSISYEPSRFEDVVLRQSISPETVVPKGTTIDLTVSDGLGGKTVTMPDITGLSLSEAQQKLQEKGLRVDEIEFEPTRNSAPNIVLDYSPKKNQLVEGETLKLIVSEHEDVVEESESGAIVDTSNIDN
- a CDS encoding PhoH family protein is translated as MSGPEKDSDELVEIFSELESMAQKNGNLTAQDVDTVLALKQSGGDAKKPNPLRDTNISGDFILHTHTGDAITAKTPGQKRIVKASATNDIVFTIGPAGTGKTYTSVALAVKALKERKVKKIILARPAVEAGETLGFLPGDLREKIDPYLRPLYDALEDMIEYDRLELHLTKNTIEIAPLAYMRGRTLNNAFVILDEAQNATNMQMKMFLTRIGFNSRAIITGDITQTDLPRKQQSGLISIQNILQDIEGISFVYLDEEDVVRHRLVREIIEAYDRHESKNQK
- the porV gene encoding type IX secretion system outer membrane channel protein PorV translates to MKKTIFTTFALLLTLAGVSHAQVGITSVPFLQIEPDSRAAGMGNTGVAIADNASAVFWNPAGLAFQRGNQVSITHSEWLPQFNADLFYDYLVGKYEVEDIGTFGAHITYLNLGEQQRTSLQDPTGEGLGRFNSYEFAGGVSYGYQIDSNWSVGTGLRFIHSSLADVELEGGEKVEPGSSVGFDLAGMYRSDAFELLSGREASVNAGINISNIGPGVSYTSNAEKDPLPTMFRIGWAIETELDRKGINTLMISNDISKVMAREGEGSLSALFSSWGSYERNIGGGRTANLNTFQQLMFATGFEYWYDQLFAVRGGYYHEDPNNGDRQFMTLGAGLRYDFVGVDFSYIYTLGDENHPLANTTRFGLLFNF
- a CDS encoding acetyl-CoA C-acyltransferase, with protein sequence MENVVIVEAKRTPIGSFGGNLSSFSAPELGATAIREVIKQSGIRPDDVQEVVFGNVLTAGIGQAPARQAALKAGLSELTPATTVNKVCASGMKAAMIAANQIQLGEADIIVAGGMESMSNVPYYLHEHRFGSKLGHTQTEDGILKDGLWDVYNDFHMGNAAEICAEECNINREQQDEFAISSYKRAIQAHEEGAFANEIIEMKVSDRKGNVEKITMDQELERVNFDKIPDLRPVFDKKGTVTAANASSINDGAAALLLMRESKAKELGLNPLARIISQASAAKKPEWFTTAPSDAMPKAIKRAKLNKSDIDLFEINEAFSVVSLANNKIMELNPEKVNIHGGAVSIGHPIGCSGARILVTLIYALKKTGGKLGCAGICNGGGGASAMVIEMTG